The genomic DNA CTAGATGTTCGTGCAGTCGTTCGCAGGAGATTGCAGGGTAGTTCCCGAAGCTGGTACCAAGGACCTGGCGTTCCGCTACTGTGCGTACCCGACGCGGATTGCCAGCGCGGTATCAAAGCGACAGCGCTGTAGCGACTGTGTTTTGGCTGACACAATCACGATACCTGCTCTGGAATTAGCCTCCGATGCGGTTCGCCAAGATCGATGCAGGTCGTGGTAATTTGCAATTTTCGCTCATACCAGGTTGAAAAAAGGGAAAGCTGACGACGGGACGCCTCTCGCGACGCACGTTGTGGGGTCCGTGGCTGTGGTCGCAGTCAGATAGAACGATCGAATGAGTTCTCGCTCGTCCTCTGCGTGCATCGACCAGCGACTAGTTCCGGCGCATCAAGCGAACAACGATGATGGCAGATCACCCACGTCGGCTTTTTGGGGGGTTGGAGGGTGAACAGGTGTTCGCGCCGTGACGTGTGGAATGTTCTCTTGTTTAGAGCTGGCACCAGGAACCGCGGCGGCAAAGGAGCAAGTAGTTCATGCAAGGAAGTTGGGGAAAGAACGAACCTCTCTTTGCAAGCTGAAGATGTATGGCGTGGAGCGCTTCGGCTTTTGCGTTAGCGATGCTGGAACCAAACAATTGACGGATGGCTGGTTGCCAACACAGCGGTATCGCGGCAAGCGACGATTGATTGAGGATCGATCAATGGTGCTTTCAGGAATGCCTGGCGATTACGGCAGGTGGTTGTCAAGTCACCTGACGTTGTTGGGGCGTGTCGCGTCAGTCGGGCCTGGGAGCTACGGCGCGAGCTACCAGAGTCTGCAGAGGGTCGAACGGTTGATCTGCTTGCAGCGTACCACAGATTGTTACCAGAGTTCTGTAACGCGGGTCTGTGGCCACAAGATGCGGCTGGTGTCAAGGACGGGTCACCGTCCTCTGCTGATCGGAGGGCTTGGCGCTGCGGTCGGTGTGGATGCAAGCCAGGTCGGTGGAGCAGTTCTTGGAATGCCACCGCTGCGCCGGTGCAGGTGAATCACCAGCGTGGAGGGCCCGAATAGTGTTTCAGAATGTCTTGAGCGGATCCCGACGGCCGAGCGTGCGTATGCGTTGATCGGGAGGAGCAGCAAGGCGGCAGGTCAGACGTGGATCTGCTGAGGGACAGTAGGTGAGGTGCAGAGCAGTGACGAGCGGAGAGTGCTGTGTATGGCAAGTAGCGCAGCCCACGAGAAAACAATAGTGCACAGTCGGAGCAGCTGGCCGGCGATCAGTATCTGCACAGACGGTAAGCAGTCAACGTTTTGAGCGGCGACGTCGAGGCGTGCCTGGAGGGGTGGCTCGTCTGGCAGAGCGTGGCATGTCAGGCATCTTACTGGCCTAATGACGCCAGCGCGACCTCCCATGGCAGCGCCAGATTGCGTCGGTGTAGAGGCTTGGGAGGCGATGCCATATCGTCGCCTGGCAGATCACGGGCAGACACTGGCCCTACCCGGGGAAAAGGGCAGTGCGGTGCAGTACAGTAGCAGTCGGCCTATCTTTAGGACAATCACCGAGCTGGTAGGTCCTGGTGGTGATGCTGGAGGAGtagtgttgctgctgccgtcgTGCAGACCAGAGCACTGCCAGATCGCACCGACCCGATCGCCGTCGTGCGCGCTGCTCAACGGTCGCGCCTCCGGTCTCTCGTGTGGAATGGCTCGCCATCGGCCTTCTTCGGGTGGCTTCCTGTCAGCTGCACAAAGGGGCCATGCGGGCGCGATGGGCCATAATGGGAGCGCAGAGAGGCTACACAAGGAGCAGTCAATGCATCCCTTGCGCGCAGCGCCAGCGCCCGATATTCCAGCGGGGTCCGCGTCAGAAGTCGCATCGActagcagcagcaccgaAGGGCGCGTGCCGGCCTCCGCCAGCGCGCTGTCGTCCATACCGCAGGCGACTAGTGGGCAGACTGCACCTACAGATGCTGCCCGTTCGTGCGGCAAAGCCAAGGCTGAAGTGCGAAAAGATTGGGCGTGGGAAAACCTAAAATAACCAACCCAACGGGCGCGTGCACGTCAAGATGCAGCCCGCGCGCAGGCACTCCCGCCGCCTCGCTCCTCCGTTTGGGGAAATATTGGACCCCAAAAGGCGATCGCGCTGTGCCGTGTCGTTTGCGCTCGTCCAACGACCTGCCAACGGCGGCGTGGAGAGGGAAAATGAAGCCTCGCTGAGCTAGCGACGATCGTCCGCCGACCCCATCACCGCTCGCACCCGCTCTCCTCCGTCACTGGTCGGCTAGCTTGCTACTCTATATGCACTGCGTCCTGCCACCGTCTCGAATGGGTGCAGTAAAGTGACGATTTCAACCGCCTGATGACAGAACCGGACGAGCTCTGCTATAGACAATAATCTCTATTCATCCTCTCCCGGCCGAGCGAGCCGAGCTCGAATCTCGAAGCACTCCTGGTCCTGGTGCTTCGCGTGCTGTCCGCCTCGCCGGCGGCCGCCCAGTGGTTGTTTGCACCTAGGGTCTGGCCAGGACCTACCTGGCAGGCCATGCGCTGTCACTCGAAGCGCGCGGTGACATGGGATCGCGGCGACTTCGGCCTGCGATGCGCGATCCACGACTAGCATGGTTTGCAGATTAATAGACGAGCGCGGGAGAAGTGGCCGCCAGCGCGACCACCCAGTCCGCCGTTTTGCGCGAAATCGAATTTGTCGGGACGACTTTGGACTGCTGCCCTATGCCCTGGATTGGTGAGAAAGAGAGCCGCAAGCCGTTTCCTTCCGTTCGCGGCAAGCAAGGACGTTGCGCGCTTGCCATGGATGTGAACTCAATGGCGAGATTGAACAAGGCTGTATGCGACGCCCGGCTCTCATCATCACGAGAGCATGGAAACCTCTTCCACAGCGCTAGCACAGCCTGCCTCTCGAATTTTCCGATTTTGGCATTGCGCTGCACGCTTTACACGATTCCCGTTCGCCCAATTTCATGGCTCCATTCCAAATGTCGTTGATTGGCGAAAAAATCCTCGTTTGGTGAAGACGCGAGGAGCACTCTGTAACAGCATGGATCGCCCGTTGATGGCCCACTCTGAACCATGGCGACATAAGGCGGTGGCAGGAGGGTTCATTGAAAGATGGCCGCAGGAGCAGGATCGGCCACGCTGCTAAAGAAGCGGTGGAAGCTTTGCACACCAGTGCGCGTGGCATGCCCAAGCTGTGGAGATATCAGAGACATGGGGAAACACAAGGCCATACACACGGCGAGAAGTCGATGAGAGGTTTTGCTGCTACCACACATCTGAGGAAGCCTCGCCTTCAAGATGACATTCATGATTCTTCCTGGTCTTGTTGCTTCTTCAGGTCCTTCTCGAGTAGGAGCAGTCTGCGCTCGATCGCAAACACTGCCCTCAGCAGGCCGTGCAGTGGGTACCCGGCCAATTGGGCGGCCTTTTCATGGAAGGTCTTGGTGGCACCATCCAGTTCTTCCACTGCTCTGTACTGAATATACGAGCTGCCTGTGCGTGGCACATCATCGGCTTGCTGTTCCGCGACTATGCGCTGTGGACGGAGTGCTGCTTGGACCTGGATCACTTTCTCCGCCGAAGTGGTGCCAGCATCGGTAATCTCGGCCCACGCACGTGGTTCTTTGGACTCTCCTTCGCGCTCGTTGTGCGCTGGAAACATTCTGAACAACGTCCTCCGGAACTCTGCGTCGCGACCAGCTCGTCCTCGCTCACGGATTTCCTCCGAAGCGATATTGCCCTCGTACCAGTCGAGATATTCGTCCAAACGGTCATCTGCCAGATCCAGACTTTGTGACTCCGTCATGGTAAAGGCGTCCTGATAGGTGAGGTGGCTGGACTCATCTCGCAACACGATGGAACTCCCGTGGCCGTTGTCATCGTTCGCATCGCTTCCAAACTGTTGAACCTGCTGCCATGCATCCCAATCCATCCTAAGCGCGCTCGCGTCGCTTGCGGACGTAGGATACCGGTTCGCATCATCGAAAGGGAACAATAACTTGGTCGCGATGACGACCAACGCCATCAATCGCACCTCTGGATATCGAAGGCTGACACTCGACCACGCCTTCGCATCAACACTATACCGAAAgtcgagctggaggagcCGAGCCAGTCGCTGCACAATGACATAGACCTCGAGCGGCAATTGCAGAGCCTTTACCCAACGATACAGCACCAATGGGTGGTTCAGTGGCGGCGCTTGCATGCCAAAGTCCGCATCGAGACTTGTCAATAAATCAAGAACCCTACGATGAACACTCTCTGAGCGTAGTAGGTCCTGCGGCTCCAGTGGTTCCTGCAGATGCCCTGGTAGACGATCCCGCATTGAGAGCGGAACTTCTCGTGCAGCTCGATAGTAGAGCAGATCGCCATCATTGACCCACTTATGCATATCTGCAGCGGTCATGGGTATTCTCAACAGCAGTATACCGACATAGATCAGAGACAAAAGCTCGGTGAGTTTTGGGTTTTGTGGTTGCTTGCGCAAGACTGCGCTTCGGCGTGATGTTACGGTATCAGCGTCGGTCCCGGACTCACCTTCTGACTGTGAGCTGAACATGCGTGAGGACTGTGCGTCTGTGTCGATGTCGTGATCGTTCGAGACCTGCAGCATGTCAGGCACTGAGCCAAATTCTTCCATGTATGCTTCCACTttgaagctgcagcttccCGTTCACAGAGCCCTTGCACAGCGTACAACGAGCGGTGTGACTTGTCTTACCTTGTGCTCTAACTTTTGTAGTCGCAGAGCGAAGAGGTCTCTTACCACCGTCTCCAGCTCTGCGGGCAGTTTTCTGACGTCGATCAGCCATCGAAGTTGTTTTCGTAGAATCAGCTGTATGCAAAGCAGGTAGTGCTCGAATGCTTTGGTGCCAGTGAAACCGGAGACTAGAAAAGTGTCAGCTCGATCTGTACCTTGCAGCTAGGTTATCTTCATTTTGCCTAATGAGGGGAAAGTATCATTTCATGTGAAAAGGTGGCATTGGATGAATGCTACACTTACCCCTCGTGATACCGCTCTCGGCATCACTGTCggccttcctcctcgtccttcttccctCGATAATCAGCTCTCCTGTGTCCTGACTCACGACCAGTCCAGCATCTTGTTGATGCCCTTGATCGCAATATGTGAAGCCATCGTCGCCGACGTGGAAGCGGCGGGATCCGCAGTTGTCTTGAGAGCAGGAGGGTCGGTTGTGgcgatgatgtcgttgagaCATGTCGCAAGAACGAGTTGATTGCAGCAATGCCTGGTTGAGGTGCCGCGCGTAATTTCTTGGTGTCGGAAGTGGTGCTTGCAGTTGCTTTGCTTGTCTCGGTTCGTGGGTCCCTTGAAGAAAGTACTGCTTTTGTTATGGCAGGCACGACCGACCAGAAGCTCCGTGCAGAAACTTAGCAGATCgtgtctgctgcagcatttTCATTTTGTGCGCCACCGGAATTTGGTCTCTGGACGAATTCGCCTTTCAAGTCGCTTTCTAATCACAGCTGTCGGGTCTGTCGCCCGTTGTCTGCATCGTTCACTTTGACGTTGgtgcgaagctgaagtcggCAAGTTTTCCTGGAATTTCCGTTCGGAAAAGTGGAGGACATGACAGCGCACGCATTCCAGGCACAGAACAACCACGTCGAGGTACAATTTCACAACGTGCAGGAACTGGGATAAGAGCACTTGGTTCAGGCACAGCGACCTCGTCCATTGTCATGTCTACTCATAAATACGTTCGACCGAAGCGCCAAGGCGTTCAGCCAAAGCACGACTATCCCTAGCgaatcttcttcgcttttACAACACCGTTCATGCTACATCACATAACACGTGTGAGTAATGCTTGACTTTTTCAAATCCCAGCAGCGCGTGCATTTCAGACAGGTCGCTGCGCGTCTCCAACTCTGGTCTCTCAATCATTTAACCCTTTGGAGCCTGCGAGGGATGTCAGTTCTGTACTTTCACAAGCTATCTGCGCACGATTACTGACCTCCTTGGCATCGATGCAAGCCTCCTCACCCATGGCAGTGAGAATGATGACGTTGACATCCTTGCCCTCCTCGTTGAAGAGCTTGTTAATCTTCTCGCCAGCCTCTCCGTCTGGGACCTTGACGTCGTCCTTGGTGCTACCATCATCAGACATGAGGGAGAGGAAGCCATCGTCAGTGACGTCGAGCTGCACATTCATGTCAGCCACATATCCCTGTCTCTGAATCATTTTTGCTACTCCTTACAAGCTGGAACTCGCGACGGCTGACGTTTGGCACGTCCATGTTGTGGGTAGATGGAGACAGATCTTCCAACTTCTTGCCGGTGAAGATATCAATGGCGACCAAGTGGACCTTGGCGTGACCGTGCTTGCCGGTCTTGGAGGTGGACATGTCGACGATCTTGCATGGGCGGTTCTTGATGACAACGTGGCCGTTCTTCCTCAAAGCAGAGCACTGCATTGGGAAGGTGGCCGAGGAGCCAGCATCGGCGCTCTCGAAGGTGTGCTCATGCTGTGTGGAGACGGTGGTCAGCTCGAAGTTGCGCATGTGCGTGCAGCGCTTCGTGGTCGCGAGCCGGCTATTTCGCGTTCGTGCGTGCCCCGCCGCGACTGCAGCGGTGAAGGTGCGGCGTAGGCGGCCGGTGCAATAGGGAGGTGCAGACGTACCTGGGCATCGTTGTCCGCCATTTTGGTCTAGAGATTGTCGGTGGTGTTGGATAAGTGTGTGGGAATCGAGGGAAAGTGGGTGACCAAAGGTTGAAAATCGTCGGGTCCTCTGTCAAGATTCGGCGCGGGGCTCGGAGTGGCGGCAGCGATTTCTGATAGGCTGTGTCAAGCGTGCAGATGAGCATGTGACTTCGCGAACTAGACGCGGTTAGGTTCCAGCTGCCAGCTTGCATGCACCTTACTTCCGTCCAACGCAGGACTGACCGATTGCACCTCTGCTGGCAGAATGAGTTTGTGGCTCAACAGGTTCACCGATTCCTCCTCGTCCCGCGAGCCCACACCCGCCCCGCCCGCCAACAGAACATCGTCTCCCGTTCCGCGACGTGGCATACAGCTAGGCCCCAGCACCAGCCTGCCCCGACGACCTGGTATTCAACCGAGATCATCCTCACTTTCAGTCTCCTCGCTCGCAGGATCGACAGACAGTCTTCCAGCGGCGGCGAGAGTACCCAATGGCACAAATCTGAAGAGTCAGCTTGCAGCAGGACCGTCTCCGGATGTGTCTGATACCATAGATGTGCTGGCACGAATTCTGGGGTCCATCGAGGATGTTGGGGAGGACGATAGCAACGACTACCAAGCGACCGCGGCGGAGATCGAATTTGGCGACTTGAGTCTAGAGGACTTTGCTAGTGTCCAGACAGGTTCGGTGCCTGCTCGAGACAATGGCGCAAAGGAGCATGCTGTGGTACTGGACGTCGAGAAGGTGAAGGAGCGATTTGAAGATCTACACAAATCCATTGTAGCCTGCGATGAAGTTCTGAAATCTGTCGAGTCCTACCTTACCAGCTTTCAAGCAGAGTTGGCCTCCGTATCCGCCGAAATCGAAACATTACAGAACCGTTCCATGTCATTGAACAATAAGCTCAACAACAGGAAGGCAGTAGAAAAAGTGCTGGGACCAGAAGTTGAAGCGTTCAGCATACCACCCGGAGTCGTTAGGAAGATCACAGAAGGTGCCGTGGATGACCAATGGCTTAAAGCATTGcaggagctcgagaagcggTCCAAGGCTATTGACGCGAAACTCAAGGAGGGCAAAGATATCAAAGCCGCGCAAGATATCAGACCATTCCTCAATGACGTCTCTACAAAAGCAGTCGAGCGAATACGAGATTACGTGGTTGCGCAAATCAAGGCCCTTCGGTCGCCCAGCATCAACGCTCAAGTCATACAACAAAACAGCTTTCTCAAATACAAAGACGTGTTCGCGTTTCTGACTcggcaacaaccacaactTTCTGAGGAAATCTCCCAAGCATATATCAACACTATGCGCTGGTACTATCTGCACAACTTCACGCGATACAGGACTGCACTGGAGAAGCTGAACGTCCACATCATCGATCAGACAGAAACCATTGCAGCTGATAGTGGAGTGAAGCGAGGCCTCAAGAGTGCTGCACCTCATGATGCATTCTCGCTTGGTCGTCGAAAAGACATCTTGCGCAGTGGCAACGACTCTGCCTTGCCTTCCTTCGCAGCAGAAGATGACAAAGGCACGCACTATCTGGAAGTGCCATTTCGAACTTTGAACTTGGCTCTGATCGACAACGCTTGTGCCGAGTACTCATTCCTCACTGAGTTCTTCTACAAGCAGCCCTTCCAAGCCAATAATCGGAGGTTTAATGAAATATTCCAACCTACATTCGACCTCGGTCTGTCTCTGACGAAACAGCTGATTGAAAGTTCCTTTGACGCCCTGGGTGTGCTGACCTGCGTCCGTCTATCTCAACATTTCGCCTTCGAATTGCAACGCCGAAAAGTCCCAGTCGCCGAAACCTATGTCAACGGCACCAGCATGCTACTGTGGCCACGCTTCCAACAAATCATCGACGCCCACTGCGACTCAATTCGCAAAACCACAGCTTCACTCTCCGGCAAGCCTGCCGGGTCAGCGCTTAGCCTGACCAGCTCAGCTGGCACAGCACAAACTACAGCGCCTCACCCGATCACGCAACGCTTCGCCAACTTTCTGCAGGGCATTCTAGCGCTGAGCGGTGAAGCGGGCGACGATGAGCCACTTTCCAACAGTTTGGTCAGACTGCGGAATGAATACGAGACCTTCTTGGTGAAACTTAGCAAAGGCATTGCGGAGGCGAGGAAGCGGGAGAGGTTTTTGTATAACAATTACTCCCTGGTTTGTACGATTATTGGGGATACTGAGGGTAAACTAGCCGATGACATTAGGGAGCACTTCACGGATCTGAGAGATGCGTTGGGGATAGATACGTAGACATCAATTGGTCATACCGTGTCTGAAATTAGTGGCGAGCAGCTTCCTTCATTTTTGTTCCTTTCACCTTGTGGGTCCAAGAGGGCGCTGAACAGCAGACACAAACCGAGTTGTGATCATGGCGGAATACACTAGCTCATCTTCAGGTTTCAGCGACTGACGCAAGATTGGGCTTGACCTCTGGAAGCAAAGTCCATATGGTGGTCAGTCATCCTTTGATTGATTTCTATGGAGATCCACATAATCCGCACGATGCATCCCTGGCCTCGAATCTCTCTTCCTTGAACATGATAGGATCGGGCAGCCAGATCATCAGCAAATCAGGTCACCACGCGGAGTGCCGTCTGCACTGCAGATGAGACCGATTCAAATATTTCATCCAATCGCTTCCTTAAAAGCCCTCCATGGTGGCGTCCTCATGCACTGTAGGCATCTCCACCGGCACGAGTATGAAACCGCCACTCCTTGAAATAACTCCGATCATCAGAGAGGCAGCCACATCATGGCGTCCACAACTCGTGAAGCACGCCCATGCTCGTAAATCAATCCTCGTGCTCATGTCGTGTACCTGAAATCCGGATGTCTGTAGCCCAAGCTACTAGGCGCCACACCCTGCAGTCTGTATTCTCGCCTACCACTCTGTCGGGCAGAATCTACATATACACGTTAGCGCTGCACTAAGATTTTCGATCATAGCCATTGAAACAGCTTCCAGAGATCAAGGTGGTGATACGTACTCTCCCAACGAATGTACAAAATGTTTCCGATTGTCAGAATCATGCTTAATCCGATGGCTCCGAGGTTTATGGCGTGGCCGGTGGTGTATTCTGGGCCGTCTTTGGCTAGGTACGTGAATGTAGCCACGAAAGCGCCTGGATCATGTCAGCCTTAATCACCACGCCCAGCTCGCTTTACGAGGCGGATCTTGAAACATAATCATACCGCAATTTCCGATGGCGACTTGGAAGCCCAGACCAGTGGCTTTCGTGGTGTGCGGAGCCAGATTGTTGGAAAGCCATGCCAAAACGAGTGGTGAGCAGGGGAAAGCTCCCACAGCCACGAAGAAGGTCCCTGCGTATTTGACTGCGTTCTCGTCACTTGCGAGCTGCATAATATACCCGACAGCTGCAAGCAAAAGTCCGACACCAATCAGTGGTCCTCGCATCTTGATTCGATCGGATGTCCAAGCGAAGGCGATGACcgagaggaaggcgaggaagTTCGGTGGCACGGTGAATAGCTGTGCTGTCACATTCGTGTAGCCCAGGCCCTTGATGATCGTTGGTAGGAAGAGGGAGTACGAGTAGATcgggacgaggatgaggaagaaatTCAGCGACATGAAAATCGTGTTGACGTTCAACAGCGCAAATTTGACCTTTTCAAAAGTCAGTAATTCGTGCCAAAGTGTGCAGACGTAGACTAATCTCACCTCTGACCAGTTGAAGTGTTCTTCGTCGACCTTCGCAGAAGTCGAACCTCCAAGGTCCTGACTAATCATGCTTGCAGCGATATACTGCTCTTCTGAGCTCAAGAACTTGGCCGTGCTAGGTGTATTCGGTAGGAAGAAGAATGCCACCATGGCAACCAGTATGGTTATTGAACCTTCAACAAAGAAGATCCATGGCCAGCTCTTGTAGGAGCCGTACTCAATCTGCGCCAGACCAGTCGCCAGTAGACCACCAAAGGCTCCAGAGAGGGGCGCTGCACAGTAGAAAACTCCAAGACGGAACATGAGTTCGTGTCTAGACAAAAGGCAGAACATTAGTATCTCTCTCGACCACGAGACATTTTCGTAGGATACTCACCGGCGGTAGAACATGCTCAAGTACAAAATAATTCCTCCAAACATTCCGCCTTCGCATGCTCCCAACAGCATGCGGCATACTATCAAGCCAGCATAACTTTTGACTGCGCCCATGCAGGTGCCGACAATGCCCCATGCTATCGCGAGCAGCGGCAGATACCTGCCGCCACCAACAATCTTGAGGAGCCAATTTGAGGGTATATCAATGAGGACGTATAGGATGTAGAACACTGTCAAGCTGACATTGTACCTGTTGCCAGTAAGATTCAGGTCGTCGACAAGGCCGTCGATCTTTGCGTTTCCTAGAACTTTGTGAGCCAGGAAGCCTCTTTGGCCATTTTCATCTCCGCCTACCAATATTGCTGCGATCAATGAACGCCAGCAGCCAGAGCAGGAAAATCCATGGCAGAATGTGCAGGTCAAGCTTCCTGACAAGCCGTTTCTCAATCACGGGATCTCCAATGTATGTTCCAGTCAAGTGCGAATCCGCcttctcttccagctgctcgGAGGTGGCTTTGCCGTCAACTGAACCCATGGTAGGTCGGAGTATTTGGTGACAATGGAATGGGATGACAAAAAACAGACAAGAAAATCACCAGAGGTCTTAGTATGATGCTTGACTCCCACCACCGGCAAGCTTAACCCTCGGATGGGCACGCCACCATGCGCCATCGTCGTTGAGGTCGCACGGCTATCAAGCCAGCCGTCCCGCACGATCCTTCGTAGGCGAGCCTGCACACATCGCGAGACCAGGTCTGGAAAGCCGGTCCGCGACAGGGTCGTTGATTCGGTCAATTTCCCCGCGAATGCATGTCAACTCGCGTGGTCGACGACCACATTGCCAGTGGGACTAGGTCGGGGACATCGTTGGCTAGGGTCGAGGCGAGTTGGTTCTAGTTTGTGAGGTCATTCAGCCTATTACAATATTGATTTTGCTGATGACACAGTTGAGGTAGCGGAGAGTGACACGGTTCCCCAAGAAACTCCGCAGACTCGGCGCGTGCTTGTGGGGTGCCAAGACGAGCTTGGTCGAGCTTTCTGCGCTGTTGAGCGCCGACTATCCGGTCGGGCAAGAACTTCCTCCGCACTTCTTAAACTCCATGCTTACCTCCAACAACGGATACGAAGAATGGATCAGGCTCCTGATACGATAACGATGATCCAGTAGTACCCTGTGAAATGCCAATCAAAGATTGGAGACTACACTGCGGGGCTGCCATGAGGCGATAACCGCGAAGAAGCAGGCCCATAAACGGCAATGGAAAGACAGTTCTTTCGGCAGAGAAGTCTTCAGTCCAAGCGTTCAGTCGGGCCTGATTCTCACAATACGCCTTAGGTGAAAGTATGATCGCAATCATGGAAAAGTCGAGCAGTACGGCCGTGACCAGGTCGTCTGTATGGCCAGTCATGACGACGCGTATAGCAGCAATGAT from Cercospora beticola chromosome 3, complete sequence includes the following:
- the ANB1 gene encoding translation initiation factor eIF5A, with product MADNDAQHEHTFESADAGSSATFPMQCSALRKNGHVVIKNRPCKIVDMSTSKTGKHGHAKVHLVAIDIFTGKKLEDLSPSTHNMDVPNVSRREFQLLDVTDDGFLSLMSDDGSTKDDVKVPDGEAGEKINKLFNEEGKDVNVIILTAMGEEACIDAKEAPKG
- a CDS encoding uncharacterized protein (BUSCO:EOG092621GA) codes for the protein MSLWLNRFTDSSSSREPTPAPPANRTSSPVPRRGIQLGPSTSLPRRPGIQPRSSSLSVSSLAGSTDSLPAAARVPNGTNLKSQLAAGPSPDVSDTIDVLARILGSIEDVGEDDSNDYQATAAEIEFGDLSLEDFASVQTGSVPARDNGAKEHAVVLDVEKVKERFEDLHKSIVACDEVLKSVESYLTSFQAELASVSAEIETLQNRSMSLNNKLNNRKAVEKVLGPEVEAFSIPPGVVRKITEGAVDDQWLKALQELEKRSKAIDAKLKEGKDIKAAQDIRPFLNDVSTKAVERIRDYVVAQIKALRSPSINAQVIQQNSFLKYKDVFAFLTRQQPQLSEEISQAYINTMRWYYLHNFTRYRTALEKLNVHIIDQTETIAADSGVKRGLKSAAPHDAFSLGRRKDILRSGNDSALPSFAAEDDKGTHYLEVPFRTLNLALIDNACAEYSFLTEFFYKQPFQANNRRFNEIFQPTFDLGLSLTKQLIESSFDALGVLTCVRLSQHFAFELQRRKVPVAETYVNGTSMLLWPRFQQIIDAHCDSIRKTTASLSGKPAGSALSLTSSAGTAQTTAPHPITQRFANFLQGILALSGEAGDDEPLSNSLVRLRNEYETFLVKLSKGIAEARKRERFLYNNYSLVCTIIGDTEGKLADDIREHFTDLRDALGIDT